One Mucilaginibacter ginkgonis genomic region harbors:
- a CDS encoding lipocalin family protein produces MKIKPWQIGLAGAGTAALIFGLSSCATLPKGAKAVRPFYIGRYLGKWYEIARLDFRFEKNLDHVTANYSLNRDQTIRVDNKGYDKAQMKWKESIGKAKFVNAENEGRLKVSFFGPFYAGYNVIAINDDYNYAMVVGNNLKYLWLLSRDPTMPATFITKCLKHAQELGYDVSKLVWTNQGR; encoded by the coding sequence ATGAAGATAAAACCTTGGCAAATTGGCCTAGCGGGGGCTGGTACTGCAGCCTTAATTTTCGGCTTGTCATCTTGCGCCACTTTACCAAAAGGAGCAAAGGCCGTACGCCCGTTTTATATAGGACGTTATCTGGGTAAATGGTATGAGATAGCCCGACTGGATTTTCGTTTTGAGAAGAATCTAGACCATGTTACTGCTAATTATTCACTAAATAGGGATCAAACAATACGGGTCGATAATAAGGGCTATGATAAGGCGCAAATGAAATGGAAAGAGAGTATTGGAAAAGCAAAGTTTGTAAACGCTGAAAATGAAGGAAGATTAAAAGTGTCTTTTTTCGGCCCTTTTTATGCCGGATATAATGTAATTGCAATAAACGATGATTATAACTATGCAATGGTCGTAGGTAATAACTTAAAATATTTGTGGCTTCTGTCGAGAGATCCAACAATGCCAGCCACTTTTATCACGAAATGTTTAAAACATGCTCAAGAACTTGGCTATGACGTAAGTAAACTGGTCTGGACCAATCAGGGAAGATAA
- a CDS encoding response regulator produces the protein MTPIANQILIFDDDEDILSICSYILEDEGYQVKTFINSDDVVNRVTALNPALIFMDNWIPGGGGVGAVQQIKSDPNLSHIPVIYFSAHLDIEELSVKANADAFLAKPFDLNKLVNLVKAYVSN, from the coding sequence ATGACCCCGATTGCCAATCAGATTCTGATCTTCGACGATGATGAAGACATATTATCTATATGTAGTTACATATTAGAAGACGAAGGTTACCAGGTAAAAACGTTTATTAATTCTGATGATGTTGTCAACCGTGTCACAGCTTTAAACCCAGCTTTAATATTTATGGATAATTGGATACCAGGTGGAGGGGGCGTTGGGGCGGTTCAGCAAATCAAAAGCGATCCGAATTTATCTCACATACCTGTCATTTACTTTTCCGCACATCTTGATATTGAAGAATTATCTGTCAAGGCCAATGCAGATGCGTTCCTGGCCAAACCTTTCGATCTTAACAAGCTTGTAAACCTGGTAAAAGCATACGTTTCTAATTAA
- a CDS encoding response regulator transcription factor, with protein sequence MQKVNLLLVEDEPFLAKVTKESLEQLNYSVVHATDGKKAFSIFQNQLFNLCIIDVMLPQTDGFTLVKQIRALGSQVPILFLTSRVATKDVIEGYQSGGNDYLKKPFSLEELYLRIAELIKRFDSKVITKEEILMIGRYHFVASKQTLQNGTDLVRLSHRETQLLKLLYEHKNALLERKQALITLWGDDSFFNTRTMDVFITKLRKHLSSDRDVEILNVRGIGYKLIC encoded by the coding sequence ATGCAAAAAGTAAACCTGCTTCTGGTTGAGGATGAACCGTTTTTAGCAAAAGTAACAAAGGAGAGTCTCGAACAATTAAACTACAGCGTGGTTCATGCTACAGACGGGAAAAAGGCATTTAGCATTTTTCAAAACCAGTTGTTTAATCTTTGCATCATAGATGTAATGCTACCTCAAACCGACGGCTTTACCCTGGTCAAACAAATACGTGCGTTGGGTTCTCAAGTGCCTATTTTATTCCTTACTTCACGTGTGGCCACAAAAGATGTGATAGAAGGTTATCAAAGTGGTGGAAATGATTACCTAAAAAAGCCATTCAGCTTAGAGGAGCTATATCTGCGTATTGCTGAGCTTATCAAGAGATTCGATTCCAAGGTCATTACAAAAGAGGAAATATTGATGATTGGCCGATATCATTTTGTTGCGAGCAAGCAAACACTTCAAAATGGAACTGATCTGGTCAGATTGTCTCACAGGGAAACCCAATTACTCAAATTGCTTTACGAACACAAGAATGCCCTATTGGAAAGAAAACAAGCACTAATTACATTATGGGGAGATGACAGCTTTTTCAACACCCGTACTATGGACGTTTTCATTACCAAACTCAGAAAACATCTGTCGTCGGATCGTGATGTAGAAATACTAAATGTCAGAGGTATTGGTTACAAACTGATCTGCTAA
- a CDS encoding sensor histidine kinase → MKRPLLIILILMSLSVAGILGLQLYWNYQNYKTTVRNFDHDINEALVSAVARETNHRQDQIVERFKGWMKDTALITVTADHNNRDSMTVFYTQDAHPKFEEDKKRKFQFGLNDFKQRLDHITPGAKNSLINHFAQKIVKRDLQQGFVYSYTQMLGDSLGKVFNDSKVDLNVLAVFLKQELSKENINTAFLLNPSKSKGLYFTKPVNTNFRKPYKNDSVYAGFENPNVYFFKEMKWVIISSFLLVVITISCFIYTAKVLLSQQKLAALKEDFVNNITHELNTPISSIKITAEALKTFSYEPGLQAEYLDIITYQADKLNGLTNQILGVNRMAFQNIISNEINLIKIIVEAITDLKPQTEDRNALINFHPPENDINIIGERSGLLNVLINLLDNALKYSKDRPFITIEVSKTNSLAVITVADNGIGIPQEYQKKVFDKFFRVPHGNVHDVKGFGLGLDYVRKIINQHNGKIFITDNDPTGSIFTINLPLL, encoded by the coding sequence ATGAAAAGGCCGCTTTTAATTATACTGATCCTGATGTCGCTATCTGTTGCAGGTATCTTAGGCTTACAGTTATATTGGAACTATCAGAATTATAAAACTACGGTCAGGAATTTTGACCATGATATTAATGAGGCATTGGTCAGCGCTGTTGCGCGAGAAACTAATCATAGGCAGGATCAGATCGTTGAACGGTTTAAAGGATGGATGAAGGATACTGCTCTCATTACAGTTACTGCCGATCACAATAACCGGGACAGCATGACTGTTTTTTACACCCAGGATGCTCATCCTAAATTTGAAGAAGATAAAAAGAGGAAATTTCAGTTCGGTCTTAATGACTTTAAGCAAAGATTAGATCATATTACCCCTGGAGCTAAGAATTCTCTTATTAACCACTTCGCACAAAAAATTGTAAAACGGGATTTACAGCAAGGGTTTGTTTACAGCTATACGCAGATGCTGGGGGATAGCCTGGGAAAGGTTTTTAATGACAGTAAAGTAGATCTGAATGTCCTTGCTGTTTTTTTAAAGCAGGAATTATCAAAAGAGAATATCAATACTGCATTCTTATTGAATCCTTCAAAATCAAAAGGTTTATACTTCACCAAACCTGTCAATACAAATTTTAGGAAGCCGTATAAGAACGATTCCGTTTATGCCGGTTTTGAAAATCCAAACGTTTACTTTTTCAAAGAAATGAAATGGGTCATTATAAGCTCTTTTTTATTAGTGGTGATAACTATCAGCTGTTTTATTTACACAGCTAAGGTTTTGTTATCGCAACAAAAATTGGCAGCGTTAAAAGAAGATTTTGTAAATAACATAACTCATGAGTTGAACACACCTATATCATCTATAAAAATAACAGCTGAGGCCTTAAAGACATTTTCCTACGAGCCGGGATTACAAGCGGAATATCTCGATATCATCACCTATCAGGCTGACAAGCTGAACGGATTGACCAATCAAATTTTGGGTGTGAACAGAATGGCTTTTCAAAACATAATTTCAAATGAAATTAACCTGATTAAGATAATTGTTGAAGCTATAACCGACCTGAAGCCGCAAACCGAAGATCGGAACGCGTTGATCAACTTTCACCCTCCCGAAAATGATATAAATATAATTGGAGAGCGTTCAGGTTTATTAAATGTACTGATCAATTTATTGGATAATGCGTTAAAGTATTCTAAAGATCGCCCGTTTATTACGATTGAAGTTTCGAAAACAAATTCTTTAGCTGTGATCACTGTTGCAGACAACGGAATTGGGATTCCGCAAGAATACCAAAAGAAAGTTTTCGATAAATTCTTTAGGGTCCCCCACGGAAATGTGCATGATGTTAAGGGTTTCGGGTTGGGGCTCGACTATGTAAGAAAGATCATTAATCAGCATAATGGTAAAATTTTTATCACCGATAATGATCCGACCGGAAGTATTTTCACGATTAATTTGCCACTCTTATAA
- a CDS encoding sensor histidine kinase, whose product MNLNLNRKLQVGYGISIVVLIIIGFVSWFTLRNLLDSNRAVSHSVEIMQKYEQILSAMKDAETGQRGYLITGQTKYLQPYNGAYLQSESLALELKKLTADNSAQQKNIKIIQDILGNRLDILKQLVEKKQAAKPILSSDLDAGKSAMDALRNAIAKGEQDERQLLNARNEKLLNYTNFVPVFILIAMLITLGITLRSYRNVAADIQEKDILRRNLEVSEEETQTLNEELSAANEEISSANEELSAINEELCEARDNLVNANQTLEKRVTDRTKALQDSEEETQALNEELTAINEELTATNEDLTDSKEKLQLMLDELKIAEERSAKLAAIVESSDDAIIGKDLDGVITAWNRGAEIIFGYREADMVGNSILKLIPAHLHHEEPVILGRLRNGEKIDHYETVRQTSDGRQINVSLTISPIKDKEGKVIGVSKIARDITEQKRDDQRKSDFIGMASHELKTPLTSLTALIQVLQHKLKTNPDPFVPQALDKAKLQSKKMSSLINGFLNVSRLESGKLEIVTQDFELSQLVDELIDEIKLTASTHEFIFKDRANITVNADSEKIGSVISNLLSNAVKYSPNGKTVTIRLKVVDEQAEFSVEDQGLGINQKDLPRIFDRYYRAGSEHIKQISGFGVGLYLSAEIIERHHGRIWAESETGKGSTFYFKLPLKG is encoded by the coding sequence ATGAATTTAAACCTTAACCGTAAACTACAAGTTGGTTACGGAATATCTATTGTCGTCCTTATTATAATCGGATTTGTTTCCTGGTTTACCCTGCGCAACCTACTTGACAGTAACCGTGCCGTTAGCCACAGTGTTGAAATCATGCAAAAATACGAGCAGATTCTCTCTGCTATGAAAGATGCAGAAACTGGTCAGCGTGGTTATCTGATAACAGGTCAAACTAAATATCTGCAACCATATAATGGAGCCTATCTCCAATCTGAATCTCTGGCCCTTGAGCTGAAAAAATTAACAGCAGACAACTCCGCTCAGCAAAAAAATATTAAAATAATACAGGATATATTAGGTAACCGGCTTGATATTCTTAAACAGCTTGTTGAGAAAAAACAAGCCGCAAAGCCAATTTTAAGTTCAGATCTGGATGCGGGTAAATCGGCTATGGATGCGTTAAGAAACGCAATTGCGAAAGGTGAGCAGGACGAACGTCAATTATTGAATGCCAGAAATGAAAAGCTTTTAAACTACACCAATTTTGTTCCGGTCTTTATCCTTATTGCGATGTTGATTACACTCGGTATTACACTTCGTTCGTATCGTAATGTAGCAGCAGATATTCAAGAGAAAGATATCCTACGCAGAAATCTGGAAGTAAGTGAGGAAGAGACACAGACGTTGAATGAAGAGCTCTCTGCAGCTAACGAAGAAATTTCTTCTGCAAATGAAGAACTTTCGGCTATTAATGAAGAACTGTGTGAAGCACGTGACAACTTGGTCAATGCTAATCAAACCCTTGAAAAGCGTGTTACAGACCGGACTAAAGCACTTCAGGACAGCGAAGAAGAAACCCAGGCATTAAATGAAGAATTAACTGCCATTAATGAAGAGCTGACTGCCACCAACGAGGACCTAACTGATAGCAAGGAAAAGCTACAGTTGATGCTTGATGAATTGAAGATCGCGGAAGAACGCAGTGCCAAGCTCGCTGCCATTGTAGAATCTTCCGATGATGCAATTATCGGAAAGGACCTCGACGGAGTTATAACAGCGTGGAATCGCGGAGCGGAAATTATTTTCGGCTATCGGGAGGCTGATATGGTCGGCAACTCTATTTTGAAACTTATTCCTGCACACCTACACCATGAAGAGCCGGTTATTTTGGGCCGTCTACGTAATGGAGAAAAAATCGATCATTACGAAACCGTACGTCAAACATCAGATGGAAGGCAGATCAACGTATCCCTGACTATTTCACCAATAAAAGATAAAGAAGGAAAAGTTATTGGCGTATCGAAAATTGCAAGAGATATAACTGAGCAAAAGCGTGACGATCAGCGTAAAAGCGACTTTATCGGTATGGCCAGTCATGAACTGAAAACGCCGCTTACCTCACTAACTGCACTGATCCAGGTCTTGCAACATAAATTGAAAACTAATCCGGATCCTTTTGTACCACAGGCATTAGACAAAGCTAAACTTCAGTCTAAGAAGATGAGCAGCCTTATTAACGGTTTTCTAAATGTTTCTAGGTTGGAATCCGGTAAACTGGAAATTGTAACACAGGATTTTGAGCTTTCGCAATTAGTGGACGAACTGATCGATGAAATAAAACTGACAGCAAGCACGCATGAGTTTATATTTAAAGACAGGGCAAATATTACGGTAAATGCAGACTCTGAGAAAATCGGCTCAGTGATCAGTAATCTGCTTTCAAATGCAGTAAAATATAGCCCCAACGGCAAAACAGTAACTATACGTCTTAAAGTAGTTGATGAACAGGCAGAATTCAGTGTTGAGGACCAAGGGCTTGGAATCAATCAAAAAGATCTACCGCGCATTTTCGACCGGTACTACCGGGCAGGAAGTGAACATATAAAACAGATTTCAGGATTTGGTGTAGGTCTTTATCTTAGCGCTGAAATTATTGAGCGGCATCATGGGAGGATATGGGCCGAAAGCGAAACCGGTAAAGGGTCTACCTTTTATTTTAAGCTTCCTTTAAAAGGATAG
- a CDS encoding response regulator: MPVTNNSKKILILEDNGDIIELLKEFLPPLGYEVIAFNSVTDIITIIKENKPSIVIIDYLLGSINGGEYCAQIKKNKETEDIPVIMLSGHQRVIESLGNYGWNSFIAKPFDLDELAIEIKKLLNNI, translated from the coding sequence ATGCCGGTAACTAATAACTCGAAAAAAATCCTTATTCTGGAAGACAATGGCGACATAATTGAATTACTCAAAGAATTTTTGCCACCATTAGGATATGAAGTCATAGCATTCAATTCTGTTACGGATATTATTACAATTATTAAGGAAAATAAGCCTAGCATAGTCATTATAGATTATCTTTTAGGCAGTATTAATGGAGGTGAATACTGTGCTCAAATAAAGAAAAATAAAGAAACAGAAGATATTCCTGTTATAATGCTGTCAGGCCATCAACGAGTAATTGAATCATTAGGAAACTATGGATGGAATTCTTTTATAGCAAAACCATTTGACCTGGACGAACTTGCGATAGAAATTAAAAAGCTGCTGAATAATATTTAG
- a CDS encoding DUF937 domain-containing protein, translating into MFDEILNLVKSHLGSNPAVANSIPADQADDIHNEVATHINNGLQQQVNTQDGIGGMLSSLENAAASGGPVTNAIEGGLVGSLASKFGLSPAITGAIAAALPGILQKFAHKANDPNDNSITTQGLGSAFGF; encoded by the coding sequence ATGTTCGACGAAATCTTAAACTTAGTTAAATCCCATTTGGGTAGTAATCCTGCTGTTGCTAATAGCATTCCTGCGGATCAGGCAGACGACATTCACAATGAGGTTGCTACCCATATCAATAATGGACTACAGCAGCAAGTGAACACGCAGGACGGAATAGGTGGCATGCTTTCATCATTAGAAAATGCTGCTGCCTCCGGTGGCCCTGTTACCAATGCTATTGAGGGTGGGTTGGTTGGAAGCCTTGCCAGTAAGTTCGGCTTATCACCTGCTATAACTGGCGCTATTGCCGCTGCATTACCTGGCATACTTCAGAAGTTTGCTCACAAAGCCAACGACCCTAATGATAACAGTATAACTACTCAAGGCCTTGGAAGTGCCTTTGGATTTTAA
- a CDS encoding DUF1003 domain-containing protein, producing the protein MEAPKTWHDAHKESSTFGQRLADAVANGMGSWRFIIIQTVIVGLWMGLNVIAFIKHWDAYPFILLNLLFSTQAAYAAPIIMMAQNRQSQRDRAQADSDYQTNVEAKKEIEQLLERLNSIEIDKLDKIISMLEKI; encoded by the coding sequence ATGGAAGCACCAAAAACTTGGCACGATGCACATAAAGAATCATCGACATTTGGTCAACGGCTTGCAGACGCTGTTGCAAACGGAATGGGATCATGGAGGTTTATTATCATCCAAACTGTCATCGTGGGTCTATGGATGGGACTTAACGTAATCGCTTTCATTAAACATTGGGATGCTTATCCTTTCATTCTTTTAAATCTGCTTTTCTCTACTCAAGCTGCGTATGCAGCACCAATTATTATGATGGCGCAAAACAGGCAAAGCCAACGCGACCGTGCTCAGGCCGACAGTGATTATCAAACAAACGTAGAGGCTAAGAAAGAAATTGAACAATTACTCGAGCGGTTAAACTCTATTGAGATCGACAAACTGGACAAAATTATTTCCATGCTGGAAAAAATCTAA